One window of the Felis catus isolate Fca126 chromosome E3, F.catus_Fca126_mat1.0, whole genome shotgun sequence genome contains the following:
- the SLX1A gene encoding structure-specific endonuclease subunit SLX1 isoform X2, whose translation MSPGEDAARPGRFFGVYLLYCLNPRHRGRVYVGFTVNPTRRVQQHNGGRKKGGAWRTSGRGPWAMVLIVHGFPSAVAALRFEWAWQHPQASRRLAHVGPRLRSEAAFAFHLRVLAHMLRVPPWVRLPLTVRWLRADFRCDLCPPPPPHMPLTFGPPPPRAAAPKRRAGPLADLESEPDQDAEACCALCARSFQDEEGPLCCPHPGCRLRAHVICLAEEFLEKEPGQLLPLEGQCPGA comes from the exons ATGAGCCCTGGGGAGGACGCGGCGAGGCCCGGGCGCTTCTTCGGCGTCTATCTGCTCTACTGCCTGAACCCTCGGCACCGGGGTCGCGTCTACGTGGGGTTCACCGTCAACCCTACTCGTAGAGTCCAGCAGCACAACGGGGGCCGCAAGAAAGGAGGGGCCTGGCGGACCAGCGGGCGCGGGCCCTG GGCGATGGTGCTTATCGTGCACGGCTTCCCTTCCGCCGTGGCTGCCCTTCGG TTCGAGTGGGCCTGGCAGCACCCGCAAGCCTCACGCCGCCTGGCTCACGTGGGCCCGCGCCTGCGCAGCGAGGCCGCCTTCGCTTTCCACCTGCGCGTGCTGGCGCACATGCTGCGCGTGCCGCCTTGGGTGCGCCTCCCGCTCACCGTGCGCTGGCTGCGCGCCGACTTCCGATGTGACCTCTGCCCACCGCCACCGCCGCACATGCCGCTGACCTTTGGGCCTCCGCCGCCCCGCGCCGCGGCCCCGAAGCGCCGCGCCGGACCCTTAGCTGACCTGGAGTCCGAGCCTGACCAAGATGCCGAGGCCTGCTGCGCCCTGTGCGCGCGCTCCTTCCAG GATGAAGAGGGCCCCCTGTGCTGCCCCCACCCTGGCTGCCGCCTCAGGGCCCACGTGATCTGCCTTGCAGAGGAGTTCCTGGAGAAGGAGCCAGGGCAGCTTCTGCCCCTAGAGGGTCAATGCCCTGG GGCCTAG
- the SLX1A gene encoding structure-specific endonuclease subunit SLX1 isoform X1: protein MSPGEDAARPGRFFGVYLLYCLNPRHRGRVYVGFTVNPTRRVQQHNGGRKKGGAWRTSGRGPWAMVLIVHGFPSAVAALRFEWAWQHPQASRRLAHVGPRLRSEAAFAFHLRVLAHMLRVPPWVRLPLTVRWLRADFRCDLCPPPPPHMPLTFGPPPPRAAAPKRRAGPLADLESEPDQDAEACCALCARSFQDEEGPLCCPHPGCRLRAHVICLAEEFLEKEPGQLLPLEGQCPGCKNSLLWGDLIWLCQMGTEEEEENLELEEEHWTDMLET from the exons ATGAGCCCTGGGGAGGACGCGGCGAGGCCCGGGCGCTTCTTCGGCGTCTATCTGCTCTACTGCCTGAACCCTCGGCACCGGGGTCGCGTCTACGTGGGGTTCACCGTCAACCCTACTCGTAGAGTCCAGCAGCACAACGGGGGCCGCAAGAAAGGAGGGGCCTGGCGGACCAGCGGGCGCGGGCCCTG GGCGATGGTGCTTATCGTGCACGGCTTCCCTTCCGCCGTGGCTGCCCTTCGG TTCGAGTGGGCCTGGCAGCACCCGCAAGCCTCACGCCGCCTGGCTCACGTGGGCCCGCGCCTGCGCAGCGAGGCCGCCTTCGCTTTCCACCTGCGCGTGCTGGCGCACATGCTGCGCGTGCCGCCTTGGGTGCGCCTCCCGCTCACCGTGCGCTGGCTGCGCGCCGACTTCCGATGTGACCTCTGCCCACCGCCACCGCCGCACATGCCGCTGACCTTTGGGCCTCCGCCGCCCCGCGCCGCGGCCCCGAAGCGCCGCGCCGGACCCTTAGCTGACCTGGAGTCCGAGCCTGACCAAGATGCCGAGGCCTGCTGCGCCCTGTGCGCGCGCTCCTTCCAG GATGAAGAGGGCCCCCTGTGCTGCCCCCACCCTGGCTGCCGCCTCAGGGCCCACGTGATCTGCCTTGCAGAGGAGTTCCTGGAGAAGGAGCCAGGGCAGCTTCTGCCCCTAGAGGGTCAATGCCCTGG CTGTAAGAACTCACTGCTGTGGGGAGACCTGATCTGGCTGTGCCAGATGGGCAccgaggaggaagaagagaacttGGAATTAGAAGAG GAACACTGGACAGACATGCTGGAGACCTGA
- the BOLA2B gene encoding bolA-like protein 2 → MELSAEYLREKLQRDLEAEHVEVEDTTPNRCASSFRVLVVSAKFEGKPLLQRHRLVNTCLAEELLHIHAFEQKTLTPEQWTREQQK, encoded by the exons ATGGAACTCAGCGCCGAGTACCTCCGGGAGAAGCTGCAGCGGGACCTTGAGGCAGAGCACGTG GAAGTCGAGGACACGACTCCCAACCGTTGCGCGTCCAGCTTCCGAGTCCTGGTGGTGTCGGCCAAGTTCGAGGGGAAGCCGCTGCTTCAAAGACACCG GCTGGTGAACACGTGCCTAGCAGAAGAGCTTCTGCACATCCATGCCTTTGAGCAGAAAACTCTGACCCCAGAGCAGTGGACCCGTGAGCAGCAGAAATAA